The Candidatus Mycolicibacterium alkanivorans genome contains a region encoding:
- the sdhA gene encoding succinate dehydrogenase flavoprotein subunit, with translation MIREHKYDVLIVGAGGAGMRAAVEAGPRARTAVLTKLYPTRSHTGAAQGGMCAALANVEEDNWEWHTFDTVKGGDYLADQDAVEIMCKEAIDAVLDLEKMGMPFNRTPEGRIDQRRFGGHTRDHGKAPVRRACYAADRTGHMILQTLYQNCVKHDVEFFNEFYALDLVLTETPSGPIATGVVAYELATGDIHVVRAKAIVLATGGSGRMYKTTSNAHTLTGDGLGIIFRKGLPLEDMEFHQFHPTGLAGLGILISEAVRGEGGRLLNGEGERFMERYAPTIVDLAPRDIVARSMVLEVLKGRGAGPHKDYVYIDVRHLGEDVLEAKLPDITEFARTYLGVDPVTELVPVYPTCHYLMGGIPTTVIGQVLRDNTNVVPGLYAAGECACVSVHGANRLGTNSLLDINVFGRRAGTAAANYALGHDHVDLPPNPAGMVVDWVATIFNEHGNERVADIRSELQQSMDNNAAVFRTEETLKQALTDIHALKERYSRITVHDKGKRYNSDLLEAIELGFLLELAEVTVRSALNRKESRGGHAREDYPNRDDTNFMRHTMAYKEGSELLSDVRLDYKPVVQTRYEPMERKY, from the coding sequence ATGATTCGCGAGCACAAGTACGACGTCCTCATCGTCGGTGCCGGCGGCGCGGGCATGCGCGCCGCCGTCGAGGCCGGCCCGCGGGCGCGCACCGCGGTACTGACCAAGCTGTACCCGACCCGCAGCCACACCGGCGCGGCGCAGGGCGGCATGTGCGCGGCGCTGGCCAACGTCGAAGAGGACAACTGGGAGTGGCACACCTTCGACACGGTCAAGGGCGGCGACTACCTCGCCGACCAGGACGCCGTCGAGATCATGTGCAAGGAAGCCATCGACGCGGTCCTCGACCTGGAGAAGATGGGCATGCCGTTCAACCGCACCCCGGAGGGCCGCATCGACCAGCGCCGGTTCGGCGGGCACACCCGCGATCACGGCAAGGCCCCGGTGCGCCGGGCCTGCTATGCCGCCGACCGCACCGGCCACATGATCCTGCAGACGCTGTACCAGAACTGCGTCAAGCACGACGTGGAGTTCTTCAACGAGTTCTACGCGCTCGACCTGGTGCTGACCGAGACGCCGAGTGGGCCGATCGCCACCGGCGTGGTCGCCTACGAACTGGCCACCGGTGACATCCACGTCGTCCGCGCAAAGGCCATCGTGCTGGCCACCGGCGGCTCGGGCCGGATGTACAAGACCACCTCCAACGCCCACACGTTGACCGGTGACGGCCTGGGCATCATCTTCCGCAAGGGACTTCCCTTGGAGGACATGGAGTTTCACCAGTTCCACCCGACGGGTCTGGCCGGTCTGGGAATCCTGATCTCCGAGGCGGTGCGCGGCGAGGGCGGCCGGTTGCTCAACGGCGAGGGCGAGCGGTTCATGGAGCGCTACGCCCCGACGATCGTGGACCTCGCCCCGCGCGACATCGTCGCCCGGTCCATGGTGCTCGAGGTGCTGAAAGGCCGCGGGGCCGGTCCACACAAGGACTACGTCTACATCGACGTGCGCCACCTCGGCGAGGACGTGCTCGAGGCGAAACTGCCCGACATCACCGAGTTCGCCCGCACCTACCTCGGTGTCGACCCGGTCACCGAACTGGTCCCGGTCTACCCGACCTGTCACTACCTCATGGGCGGTATCCCGACCACGGTGATCGGACAGGTGCTGCGGGACAACACCAACGTCGTGCCAGGGCTGTACGCGGCCGGTGAGTGCGCGTGTGTGTCGGTGCACGGAGCCAACCGCCTGGGCACCAATTCGCTGCTGGACATCAACGTGTTCGGGCGCCGGGCGGGCACCGCAGCCGCGAATTATGCGCTGGGCCATGACCATGTCGACCTACCGCCGAATCCGGCCGGCATGGTCGTCGACTGGGTGGCCACCATCTTCAACGAGCACGGCAACGAACGGGTCGCCGACATCCGCAGCGAGTTGCAGCAGTCGATGGACAACAACGCCGCGGTGTTCCGCACCGAGGAGACCCTCAAGCAGGCGCTCACCGACATTCACGCGCTCAAGGAGCGTTACTCGCGAATCACGGTGCACGACAAGGGCAAGCGCTACAACAGCGACCTGCTCGAGGCCATCGAGCTGGGCTTCCTGCTGGAGCTGGCGGAGGTCACCGTGCGCAGCGCGCTCAACCGCAAGGAGTCCCGCGGCGGGCATGCCCGCGAGGACTACCCCAACCGCGACGACACGAACTTCATGCGGCACACCATGGCCTACAAGGAAGGTTCGGAGCTGCTGAGCGACGTGCGGCTGGACTACAAGCCGGTGGTGCAGACCCGCTACGAGCCGATGGAGCGCAAGTACTGA